The Micromonospora krabiensis genome window below encodes:
- a CDS encoding acyltransferase family protein, which produces MFTAVSAPALPRLPALDGVRVLGATAVIAQHVGFITGVTTRESWGGWIAMMDFAVALFFVLSGFLLFRPWARAAALGSTAPGARRFYWKRALRILPAYWLAVIVCLTFLPEHGVAPLGDWLRHFTFTQIYEHGQIRRGLGQTWSLATEVIFYLVLPFLAAALVGRRWRPARTVTLASAGLLVTAGWIAAMSAGLLDTGLHIMWFPSYAMWFAAGIILATIHVALRTTTAPRSWQVFEQLGSAPLACWGIALGLLAVATTPVTGPRGLAAPTAGQFATQLGLYVVVAVMVMIPLVFGPNTLLSLAFGSRPVRWLGTLSYGMFLWHPLVLDLIYRAEGRPYFTGDPIRIFLLTVLGAIGFAAASYYLLERPILRWGSVLVPRRPGKIDHQRATTAVSATS; this is translated from the coding sequence ATGTTCACTGCCGTTTCCGCTCCTGCGTTGCCCCGGCTTCCCGCCCTCGACGGCGTACGGGTGCTCGGCGCGACCGCGGTGATCGCCCAGCACGTCGGGTTCATCACGGGGGTCACGACCCGGGAGAGTTGGGGCGGCTGGATAGCGATGATGGACTTCGCGGTCGCGCTCTTCTTCGTGCTCTCCGGTTTCCTGCTGTTCCGGCCCTGGGCGCGCGCCGCGGCGCTCGGCTCGACCGCACCGGGGGCCCGGCGCTTCTACTGGAAACGCGCCCTCCGCATCCTGCCGGCCTACTGGCTGGCGGTCATCGTCTGCCTCACCTTCCTGCCGGAGCACGGCGTCGCGCCCCTCGGCGACTGGCTCCGGCACTTCACCTTCACGCAGATCTACGAGCACGGTCAGATCCGGCGCGGACTCGGCCAGACCTGGAGCCTCGCCACCGAGGTGATCTTCTACCTGGTGCTGCCGTTCCTGGCCGCCGCGCTCGTGGGCCGACGCTGGCGGCCCGCCCGCACCGTCACCCTCGCCAGCGCGGGGCTGCTGGTCACCGCCGGCTGGATCGCCGCGATGAGCGCCGGCCTGCTCGACACCGGCCTGCACATCATGTGGTTCCCGTCCTACGCCATGTGGTTCGCGGCGGGGATCATCCTCGCGACGATCCACGTCGCCCTGCGCACCACGACGGCGCCCCGCTCCTGGCAGGTTTTCGAGCAGCTCGGATCTGCCCCGCTCGCCTGTTGGGGCATCGCGCTCGGGCTGCTCGCCGTGGCGACCACCCCGGTTACGGGGCCGCGCGGGCTCGCGGCTCCCACCGCCGGGCAGTTCGCGACGCAGCTCGGCCTCTACGTCGTCGTCGCCGTGATGGTCATGATTCCGTTGGTGTTCGGACCGAACACGCTGCTCTCCCTGGCCTTCGGCAGCCGACCGGTACGGTGGCTCGGCACCCTCTCCTACGGCATGTTTCTCTGGCACCCCCTCGTGCTCGACCTGATCTACCGAGCCGAGGGAAGGCCCTACTTCACCGGCGATCCGATCCGCATCTTCCTGCTCACCGTGCTCGGGGCGATCGGATTCGCCGCCGCCAGTTACTACCTCCTGGAGCGGCCGATCCTGAGGTGGGGCTCCGTGCTGGTCCCTCGCCGGCCCGGCAAGATCGACCACCAGAGGGCCACCACGGCGGTCAGCGCGACCAGTTGA
- a CDS encoding DUF3068 domain-containing protein, giving the protein MKRIVGATLVGLGVLLVVAAAGLPLYVAPAVSQLPYDLERSTSVAESASAEFLQIKSGVPSVERGGLRSVVEVIPQAKATEEKMTGDLEGKAVVWDVYQTVKRADDGMAISQYSTELAVERRSGAAAKWDGAWLKDGTEQPANYAGQVYKFPFGTEKKDYPVYDRDLRRAVPAQFKEVTKVRGVEVYRFEQTISEEQLPLAEANLKLLLSRFAPEATTGRLMYSNTRSFWVEPVTGSYVDLRDQPRKVLVPDVGPQTVVLGADFRYDEKTQIDSAKRAADNAAAIKLVRLWGPLGLGLLGLVAIVGGTLLSLRGSRRPGAAVAAAGTGPSVVEPVGGGGHTGAHRVADDAAEKPSDGAASADADDARTASLPEQRPPAERPATR; this is encoded by the coding sequence GTGAAGAGGATTGTCGGCGCCACGTTGGTTGGCCTCGGTGTTCTGTTGGTCGTCGCTGCTGCGGGGCTGCCGCTGTACGTAGCGCCCGCCGTCAGTCAGTTGCCGTACGACCTTGAGCGGTCGACGTCTGTGGCCGAGTCGGCCAGCGCGGAGTTTCTTCAGATCAAGTCGGGCGTGCCGAGCGTGGAGCGAGGTGGTCTGCGGTCCGTCGTCGAGGTGATTCCCCAGGCGAAGGCCACCGAGGAGAAGATGACCGGCGACCTCGAGGGCAAAGCGGTCGTCTGGGACGTCTACCAGACGGTCAAGCGCGCCGACGACGGTATGGCGATCAGCCAGTACAGCACCGAGCTCGCGGTCGAACGTCGCAGCGGTGCCGCGGCGAAGTGGGACGGAGCATGGCTGAAGGACGGGACCGAGCAGCCGGCGAACTATGCGGGCCAGGTCTACAAGTTCCCGTTCGGCACGGAGAAGAAGGACTACCCGGTCTATGACCGCGACCTGCGCCGTGCGGTTCCGGCGCAGTTCAAGGAGGTCACCAAGGTCCGCGGCGTCGAGGTCTACCGCTTCGAGCAGACCATTTCCGAGGAGCAGTTGCCGCTCGCCGAGGCGAACCTCAAGTTGCTGCTGTCCCGATTCGCCCCCGAGGCGACGACCGGGCGACTGATGTACAGCAACACCCGCTCGTTCTGGGTCGAGCCGGTCACCGGCTCTTATGTCGACCTGCGTGACCAGCCTCGCAAGGTGCTGGTGCCGGACGTCGGCCCGCAGACGGTGGTGCTGGGCGCCGACTTCCGGTACGACGAGAAGACTCAGATCGACAGCGCGAAGCGGGCGGCCGACAACGCCGCCGCCATCAAGCTGGTGCGGCTCTGGGGCCCGCTGGGTCTCGGCCTGCTCGGGCTGGTCGCGATCGTCGGCGGTACGTTGCTTTCGCTGCGCGGCTCTCGCCGGCCGGGGGCGGCGGTGGCAGCCGCGGGGACCGGGCCAAGCGTCGTTGAGCCCGTGGGCGGCGGCGGGCACACCGGCGCCCACCGCGTCGCGGACGACGCGGCGGAGAAGCCGTCGGACGGCGCGGCGTCCGCTGACGCCGACGATGCGCGGACCGCGTCGCTGCCGGAGCAGCGGCCGCCGGCGGAGCGCCCGGCGACGCGCTGA
- a CDS encoding class I SAM-dependent methyltransferase, giving the protein MPLIDYYGPQGWGNESPPLRQRQHVATELVAKVLAEQAEPLPTVLDVGCGDGSFLAHLAATLPGQDVRWIGVDYSEHQLARAAALPYEFHRCDLGEGIPLPDASVDLVHAGEVLEHLYDPDRMLEECARVLRPGGHLVLTTPNLQAWYNRALFLAGIQPIFYETSTRSTEVGVGPLRRLKTDTIPVGHLRLFNRTALVDLLRREGFEPLTLRGAGFHGVPSAMAWLDTAMCRVPSLASILVVLAAKR; this is encoded by the coding sequence GTGCCGCTGATCGATTACTACGGTCCGCAGGGCTGGGGCAACGAGTCGCCCCCGTTGCGGCAACGCCAGCATGTGGCGACCGAGCTGGTCGCGAAGGTGCTCGCCGAGCAGGCCGAACCGCTTCCCACCGTGCTCGATGTCGGTTGCGGTGACGGCAGCTTCCTGGCTCATCTCGCCGCGACGTTGCCCGGACAGGACGTTCGGTGGATCGGCGTCGACTACTCGGAGCACCAACTGGCCCGGGCGGCCGCCCTGCCGTACGAGTTCCACCGGTGCGATCTCGGTGAGGGCATCCCGTTGCCGGACGCCTCGGTCGACCTCGTACACGCGGGCGAGGTGCTTGAGCACCTGTACGACCCGGACCGGATGCTGGAAGAGTGCGCCCGCGTGCTGCGTCCGGGCGGTCATCTCGTCCTCACCACGCCGAACCTGCAGGCCTGGTACAACCGCGCGCTCTTCCTGGCGGGCATCCAGCCGATCTTCTACGAGACGTCCACGCGATCGACCGAGGTCGGCGTCGGTCCGCTGCGCCGCCTCAAGACCGACACCATTCCCGTCGGCCACCTGCGCCTGTTCAACCGGACCGCGCTGGTCGACCTGTTGCGGCGCGAGGGATTCGAGCCACTCACCCTCCGGGGTGCCGGATTCCACGGAGTGCCCTCGGCGATGGCCTGGCTGGACACGGCCATGTGCCGAGTCCCGTCACTCGCCTCGATCCTCGTCGTGCTGGCTGCGAAGCGTTAG
- a CDS encoding DUF6230 family protein, producing MMLPATAAVGAILFGMSSGAIAADVTVSGQTFKIGAERLEGDGFKQYGGIVREKGKDGKPGAVHPVALSEIASADLYDLCQSVRADLPGLPVVLTINAGQGKEPARAKDLLIAMDSLGGNATFTNIRIGRDATDLNPTAQAGSFGQNSDHVTITDLQQVSRYTTAATFNLTGLRLKVNVGDDAKGKECF from the coding sequence ATGATGCTGCCCGCGACGGCCGCCGTCGGCGCCATCCTGTTCGGCATGTCGAGCGGCGCCATCGCGGCCGACGTCACCGTCTCCGGCCAGACCTTCAAGATCGGTGCGGAGCGCCTGGAGGGCGACGGCTTCAAGCAGTACGGCGGCATCGTCCGGGAGAAGGGCAAGGACGGGAAGCCGGGCGCTGTCCACCCGGTCGCCCTCTCGGAGATCGCCTCCGCCGACCTGTACGACCTCTGCCAGTCCGTCCGCGCCGACCTGCCCGGGCTGCCGGTCGTGCTGACGATCAACGCGGGCCAGGGCAAGGAGCCGGCCCGGGCGAAGGACCTCCTCATCGCGATGGACAGCCTCGGCGGCAACGCCACCTTCACCAACATCCGGATCGGCCGGGACGCCACCGACCTGAACCCGACCGCCCAGGCGGGCTCGTTCGGCCAGAACTCCGACCACGTCACCATCACCGACCTCCAGCAGGTGTCCCGCTACACGACGGCGGCGACCTTCAACCTGACCGGGCTGCGGTTGAAGGTGAACGTCGGCGACGACGCGAAGGGCAAGGAGTGCTTCTGA
- a CDS encoding DUF6114 domain-containing protein, with amino-acid sequence MTTANPSPTQPAGVARAWRGFRRWRRSRPFWGGLILALAGVEMFASTRMTLNGLSFSSGATGLQALLIPIILVTCGLLLWFTPAQRLFYSVVAAVTSVYSLIGLNLGGFFVGLLLGMVGSALAFAWTPLTSVAGEVVEPTAADHGDVVPAQRDAQAHRIEPDPPARRAADAHRIEPGASTERATGSGDPGSFVLVLVLLGLAAAALIAVQPRPVLAAPAQPARPLTAPCPSRSTAPAPSTSPGRSTPAATPSASPSPAPERTSGGNLITDFFRGIGDLLTGGGRDRSTPTPSATPTAPSSVRPTASGTPTAPAGRPGACPPGASEPDPEPGSSRPDKVEVGKLLPRLAADPGQPKVARTPSKLTGSSLTMTGLRFEGITDLPTEDGSLRVLKFSMRKAVTDDFLLRADGPRGLNQRYATDRLTVQGDVSFYTTRFVGRLLGLKITLTPDLPFPDGIPITSPIPVTFSDPAIDLAYVTTDTLTARPALALTLG; translated from the coding sequence GTGACAACCGCGAACCCGTCGCCCACCCAGCCGGCCGGTGTGGCCCGTGCCTGGCGAGGCTTCCGCCGCTGGCGGCGGAGCCGGCCCTTCTGGGGTGGCCTGATCCTCGCTCTGGCCGGGGTCGAGATGTTCGCCTCGACCCGGATGACGCTCAACGGCCTGAGCTTCTCCAGTGGGGCGACCGGCCTCCAGGCCCTGCTCATCCCGATCATCCTGGTCACCTGCGGGCTGCTGCTGTGGTTCACCCCGGCGCAGCGACTGTTCTACTCGGTCGTCGCGGCGGTCACCTCGGTCTACTCGCTGATCGGGCTGAACCTCGGCGGCTTCTTCGTCGGCCTGCTGCTCGGCATGGTGGGCAGCGCGCTCGCCTTCGCGTGGACCCCGCTCACCAGCGTTGCGGGGGAGGTCGTCGAGCCGACCGCCGCCGACCACGGTGACGTGGTGCCGGCGCAGCGCGACGCCCAGGCGCACCGGATCGAGCCGGACCCGCCGGCCCGACGCGCCGCGGACGCGCACCGGATCGAGCCCGGTGCGTCGACCGAGCGGGCCACGGGTTCCGGTGACCCTGGCTCCTTCGTCCTCGTGCTGGTGCTGCTCGGTCTCGCCGCCGCGGCGCTGATCGCCGTCCAGCCACGTCCCGTGCTGGCCGCGCCGGCGCAGCCGGCCCGACCCCTGACCGCACCGTGCCCGAGCCGGTCCACCGCACCGGCCCCCAGCACGTCGCCGGGTCGGAGCACGCCGGCGGCCACGCCGAGCGCCAGCCCGAGCCCGGCCCCGGAGCGTACGTCCGGTGGCAACCTGATCACGGACTTCTTCCGGGGCATCGGTGACCTGCTCACCGGCGGTGGCCGGGACCGGTCCACCCCCACCCCGTCGGCCACGCCGACTGCCCCGTCGAGCGTCCGCCCGACCGCCAGCGGAACGCCCACCGCGCCCGCCGGCCGTCCCGGTGCGTGCCCGCCCGGAGCCTCCGAACCGGATCCGGAGCCGGGGTCGAGCAGGCCGGACAAGGTGGAGGTGGGGAAGCTGCTGCCCCGCCTCGCCGCCGACCCGGGTCAGCCGAAGGTGGCACGTACGCCGTCGAAGCTCACCGGGTCGTCGCTGACGATGACCGGGCTGCGATTCGAGGGCATCACCGACCTGCCGACCGAGGACGGCAGCCTGCGAGTGCTGAAGTTCAGCATGCGGAAGGCGGTGACCGACGACTTCCTGCTGAGAGCCGACGGCCCGCGGGGGCTCAACCAGCGGTACGCGACCGATCGCCTCACCGTGCAGGGCGACGTGTCCTTCTACACCACCCGGTTCGTCGGCCGGCTGCTCGGCCTCAAGATCACGCTGACGCCGGACCTGCCGTTTCCGGACGGCATCCCGATCACCTCGCCCATCCCGGTCACCTTCAGCGACCCGGCGATCGACCTCGCGTACGTCACCACCGACACGTTGACCGCCCGTCCCGCGCTCGCCCTCACCCTGGGCTGA
- a CDS encoding DUF885 domain-containing protein has protein sequence MGRIDELANRYVAEWAPLSPTGATYVGIAGYDDQLDDLSPEGYEARADLTRRTLADLDVTEPETEAERTAQEAMQERLGLDLARYEAGEATSEVNVIASGLHDIRMVFDLMPTEGEDAKANIAARLNGFAAALEGYKTTLREAAGAGRISSKVQLVEVAKQCDIWTDPNGDNFFHGLVERLGADGSIGAELRRGAAAATAATAEFGQFLRTELAPQGREKQAAGRERYELASQYFLGAKVDLDETYAWGFAELARLEGEMRAVAARIAGPGATVDEAVQALDADPARTIRGKEAFRDWMQALADKAISELHGTHFDIPEQVRRIECCLAPTSDGAIYYTGPSEDFSRPGRMWWAVPQGITDFSTWREVTTVYHEGVPGHHLQVAQTAVRADLLNRWQRLLCWVSGHGEGWALYSERLMDDLGYLEDPGDKLGMLDGQAMRAARVIVDIGMHLELEIPRDNPFGFHPGERWTPELGWEFMRAHCRVPDENLRFELNRYLGWPGQAPSYKVGERIWLQARDEAKARKGADFDLKEFHRQALDLGALGLDPLRRALARL, from the coding sequence GTGGGACGAATCGACGAACTCGCGAACCGCTACGTGGCCGAGTGGGCGCCGCTGAGCCCGACCGGTGCGACCTACGTCGGCATCGCCGGCTACGACGACCAGCTCGACGACCTGTCGCCCGAGGGCTACGAGGCCCGGGCCGACCTGACCCGCCGCACCCTGGCCGACCTCGACGTGACCGAGCCGGAGACCGAGGCGGAGCGCACCGCCCAGGAGGCCATGCAGGAGCGGCTCGGTCTCGACCTGGCCCGCTACGAGGCGGGCGAGGCGACCAGCGAGGTCAACGTGATCGCCAGCGGGCTGCACGACATCCGCATGGTCTTCGACCTGATGCCCACCGAGGGCGAGGACGCCAAGGCGAACATCGCCGCCCGGCTCAACGGCTTTGCCGCCGCGCTGGAGGGCTACAAGACCACGCTCCGAGAGGCGGCCGGCGCCGGCCGGATCAGCTCGAAGGTGCAGCTGGTCGAGGTCGCCAAGCAGTGCGACATCTGGACCGACCCGAACGGTGACAACTTCTTCCACGGCCTCGTCGAGCGGCTCGGCGCGGACGGCAGCATCGGCGCCGAGCTGCGCCGGGGTGCCGCGGCGGCCACCGCGGCGACCGCCGAGTTCGGGCAGTTCCTCCGCACCGAGCTGGCCCCGCAGGGGCGGGAGAAGCAGGCCGCCGGGCGGGAACGCTACGAGCTGGCGTCGCAGTACTTCCTCGGCGCCAAGGTCGACCTCGACGAGACGTACGCCTGGGGCTTCGCGGAGTTGGCCCGGCTCGAGGGCGAGATGCGGGCGGTGGCGGCGCGGATCGCCGGTCCGGGCGCGACCGTCGACGAGGCCGTGCAGGCGCTGGACGCCGACCCGGCGCGCACCATCCGGGGCAAGGAGGCGTTCCGCGACTGGATGCAGGCGCTCGCCGACAAGGCGATCAGCGAGCTGCACGGCACGCACTTCGACATCCCGGAGCAGGTCCGCCGCATCGAGTGCTGCCTCGCCCCGACCAGCGACGGCGCGATCTACTACACGGGCCCGAGTGAGGACTTCTCCCGCCCCGGCCGGATGTGGTGGGCGGTGCCGCAGGGCATCACCGACTTCTCCACCTGGCGTGAGGTGACCACCGTCTACCACGAGGGCGTCCCCGGCCACCACCTCCAGGTCGCGCAGACCGCCGTCCGGGCCGACCTGCTCAACCGCTGGCAGCGGCTGCTCTGCTGGGTCTCCGGGCACGGCGAGGGCTGGGCGCTCTACTCGGAGCGCCTGATGGACGACCTGGGCTACCTGGAGGACCCGGGCGACAAGCTCGGCATGCTCGACGGGCAGGCGATGCGGGCCGCCCGCGTCATCGTCGACATCGGCATGCACCTGGAGCTGGAGATCCCCCGGGACAACCCGTTCGGCTTCCACCCGGGCGAGCGCTGGACGCCCGAGCTGGGCTGGGAGTTCATGCGCGCACACTGCCGGGTGCCCGACGAGAACCTGCGCTTCGAGCTGAACCGCTACCTGGGCTGGCCGGGGCAGGCACCGTCGTACAAGGTGGGCGAGCGCATCTGGCTCCAGGCTCGGGACGAGGCGAAGGCGCGCAAGGGCGCCGACTTCGACCTGAAGGAGTTCCACCGGCAGGCGCTCGACCTCGGTGCGCTCGGGCTGGACCCGCTGCGTCGGGCCCTCGCCCGCCTCTGA
- a CDS encoding DMT family transporter, translating into MTGDFTPDRAALRSWLPAFIALGAIWGSSFLFIKIGVEELHPLQLTLYRVAAGALTLLVVLAVLRDRLPREPRVWAHLTVVAAFGVAIPFTLFGYGEQRVESMLAGIWNATTPLIVLPLAVLVFRTERLTTRRAIGLGLGFTGVLVVLGVWEGIGGAHFIGQLMCFGAAACYGLAIPYQKRFVASSAHSGVSLSAAQLLIATAQLAIVTPLVAGAPPLPTELSPRVVASVLTLGALGTGLAFVINLRNIRIIGASTASTVTYLIPVFAVLIGAVVLGERLNWHQPVGALIVLLGVAVSQGLIGRRRTTPVGVGTPAVPAAEPATPR; encoded by the coding sequence GTGACTGGCGATTTCACTCCTGACAGGGCGGCGCTTCGCAGCTGGCTGCCCGCGTTCATCGCCCTCGGCGCGATCTGGGGCTCCAGCTTCCTGTTCATCAAGATCGGCGTCGAGGAGCTGCACCCGCTCCAGCTCACCCTCTATCGGGTCGCCGCCGGGGCGCTGACCCTGCTCGTGGTGCTGGCCGTGCTGCGTGACCGGCTGCCCCGCGAGCCCCGTGTGTGGGCGCACCTCACGGTGGTCGCCGCGTTCGGCGTGGCCATCCCGTTCACCCTCTTCGGCTACGGCGAGCAGCGCGTCGAGTCGATGCTCGCCGGCATCTGGAACGCCACCACCCCGCTGATCGTGCTGCCACTCGCGGTGCTGGTCTTCCGCACCGAGCGGCTCACCACGCGCCGGGCGATCGGCCTCGGGCTCGGCTTCACCGGCGTGCTGGTGGTGCTCGGCGTCTGGGAGGGCATCGGTGGCGCCCACTTCATCGGGCAGCTCATGTGCTTCGGCGCCGCCGCCTGCTACGGCCTCGCCATCCCGTACCAGAAGCGGTTCGTCGCGAGCAGCGCCCACTCCGGCGTCTCGCTCTCCGCCGCGCAACTGCTGATCGCCACCGCGCAGCTCGCGATCGTCACCCCGCTGGTGGCCGGCGCGCCGCCGCTGCCGACCGAGCTGTCGCCCCGGGTGGTCGCCAGCGTCCTCACGCTCGGCGCGCTCGGCACCGGCCTGGCGTTCGTGATCAACCTGCGCAACATCCGGATCATCGGCGCGAGCACCGCCTCCACGGTCACCTACCTGATCCCCGTGTTCGCGGTGCTCATCGGCGCGGTCGTGCTCGGCGAGCGGCTCAACTGGCACCAGCCCGTCGGCGCGCTGATCGTGCTGCTCGGCGTCGCCGTCTCACAGGGTCTGATCGGTCGCCGCCGCACCACGCCGGTCGGCGTCGGCACCCCTGCCGTGCCCGCAGCCGAACCCGCCACCCCCCGCTGA
- a CDS encoding PHP domain-containing protein produces MKARDPIADLRRIAFLLERANEATYRVRAFRSAAKALAGLPAAELGERAAAGTLTELSGVGDVTARCVAESLAGEEPVYLRRLVATEGTDLDAEATALRTALRGDCHTHSDWSDGGSPIEEMALAAVELGHEYVVLTDHSPRLTVARGLTADRLRRQLDHVEKVNAALPEGFRILTGIEVDILADGSLDQDEKLLARLDVVVGSVHSGLNDERSKMTRRMLAAIANPHLDILGHCTGRMVSSRPVGVTGPGDRGHRARTRKESDFDADAVFAACAEHGVAVEINSRPERQDPPKRLIRRALEAGCRFAINTDAHAPGQLDWQRFGCERAALCGVPADQVVNTWPAEQLLDWTRTHA; encoded by the coding sequence ATGAAGGCCCGGGACCCCATCGCCGACCTCCGGCGCATCGCGTTCCTGTTGGAGCGGGCGAACGAGGCGACCTACCGGGTGCGGGCGTTCCGCTCCGCCGCGAAGGCGCTCGCCGGCCTTCCCGCCGCCGAGCTGGGCGAACGGGCGGCCGCCGGCACGCTCACCGAACTGAGCGGTGTCGGCGACGTCACCGCCCGTTGCGTGGCCGAGTCACTGGCCGGCGAGGAGCCGGTCTACCTGCGGCGGCTGGTCGCGACCGAGGGCACCGACCTGGACGCCGAGGCCACCGCGCTGCGGACGGCGTTGCGCGGCGACTGCCACACCCACTCCGACTGGTCCGACGGCGGTTCGCCGATCGAGGAGATGGCGCTCGCCGCGGTGGAGCTGGGTCACGAGTACGTGGTGCTGACCGACCATTCGCCACGACTGACGGTGGCCCGGGGGTTGACCGCCGACCGGCTGCGCCGGCAGCTCGACCACGTGGAGAAGGTCAACGCGGCGCTGCCCGAGGGGTTCCGCATCCTCACCGGCATCGAGGTGGACATTCTCGCCGACGGGTCGCTCGACCAGGACGAGAAGTTGCTGGCCCGGCTGGACGTGGTGGTCGGCTCGGTGCACAGCGGGCTGAACGACGAGCGGTCGAAGATGACCCGTCGGATGCTGGCCGCCATCGCCAACCCGCACCTGGACATCCTCGGGCACTGCACCGGCCGGATGGTGTCGTCCCGGCCCGTCGGCGTCACCGGTCCGGGCGATCGGGGGCACCGCGCGCGTACCCGGAAGGAGAGCGACTTCGACGCGGACGCGGTCTTCGCCGCGTGCGCCGAGCACGGCGTCGCCGTGGAGATCAACTCTCGGCCGGAGCGGCAGGACCCGCCGAAGCGCCTGATCCGTCGCGCGCTGGAGGCGGGGTGCCGCTTCGCGATCAACACCGACGCGCACGCCCCCGGTCAGCTGGACTGGCAGCGGTTCGGCTGCGAGCGGGCCGCCCTCTGCGGCGTCCCCGCCGACCAGGTGGTCAACACCTGGCCGGCGGAGCAACTGCTCGACTGGACCCGCACCCACGCCTGA
- a CDS encoding M23 family metallopeptidase, translating into MCSPTTGRRAYPVLLLLTAVLAAGCGAPPPGEPAGWSAPPTTGAPATADQPAPGTSSPAPPSPSTASATPSRAADVRRVFPVRAANVDYHPTHSGYPGTDIFADCGEPVVAVTDGTILEVSRVDRFDKRGPLGPNNGGLSVSLLGDDGVRYYGSHLSEIAGGVDAGVRVRAGQKLGEVGRTGNANNVCHLHFGISPPCTGKDGWWIRRGVVWPAPYLDSWRKGGNRAPTTEVSTWQRKHGCPKAP; encoded by the coding sequence ATGTGCTCGCCGACGACGGGACGCCGCGCGTATCCGGTCCTGCTGCTGCTCACCGCGGTGCTCGCCGCCGGTTGCGGCGCCCCACCGCCCGGTGAGCCGGCCGGCTGGTCCGCGCCGCCGACGACCGGGGCGCCGGCCACGGCCGACCAGCCGGCGCCCGGCACCTCTTCCCCGGCCCCGCCGTCGCCGAGCACGGCGTCGGCGACGCCCAGCCGGGCCGCCGACGTACGACGGGTCTTCCCGGTCCGCGCCGCCAACGTGGACTACCACCCCACACACTCGGGCTACCCGGGGACGGACATCTTCGCCGACTGCGGTGAGCCGGTCGTCGCGGTGACCGACGGCACGATCCTGGAGGTGAGCCGGGTCGACCGGTTCGACAAGCGCGGGCCGCTCGGGCCGAACAACGGGGGTCTGTCGGTGTCGCTGCTCGGCGACGACGGCGTGCGCTACTACGGCTCGCACCTCAGCGAGATCGCCGGTGGTGTGGATGCCGGTGTCCGCGTCCGCGCCGGGCAGAAGCTGGGCGAGGTGGGTCGTACGGGCAACGCCAACAACGTCTGTCACCTGCACTTCGGCATCTCGCCGCCGTGCACCGGCAAGGACGGCTGGTGGATCCGGCGCGGCGTGGTATGGCCCGCGCCCTACCTCGACTCGTGGCGCAAGGGCGGCAACCGGGCACCGACCACCGAGGTCAGCACCTGGCAGCGCAAACACGGCTGCCCGAAGGCTCCCTGA
- a CDS encoding tRNA adenosine deaminase-associated protein gives MSYFAAAVVRDQSGWTAAEVNLRGATDIDEVADRLRDVDQDADLSLLFVEADDTYLVILRLDEGEDLRIFGSDSAYAEESRLGALLVGDLKTSVTGLDDTDEPRPSSGGDEESEQPAVDPEADPVGDADLLADQGISAQKLLALCSEEGMLPADVTAEVCQMLGCADEVEELREV, from the coding sequence GTGTCGTACTTCGCTGCGGCCGTGGTGCGCGATCAGAGCGGCTGGACGGCAGCCGAGGTGAACCTGCGGGGCGCCACCGACATCGACGAGGTCGCCGACCGGCTGCGCGACGTCGACCAGGACGCCGACCTGTCGCTGCTGTTCGTCGAGGCCGACGACACGTATCTGGTGATCCTGCGCCTCGACGAGGGTGAGGACCTGCGCATCTTCGGCTCCGACTCGGCGTACGCGGAGGAGTCCCGGCTCGGCGCGTTGCTGGTCGGTGACCTGAAGACCTCGGTCACCGGGCTGGACGACACGGACGAGCCGCGCCCGTCGTCCGGCGGTGACGAGGAGAGCGAACAGCCCGCCGTCGACCCCGAGGCCGACCCCGTCGGTGACGCCGACCTCCTCGCCGACCAGGGCATCTCGGCGCAGAAGCTGCTCGCCCTCTGCTCCGAGGAGGGCATGCTGCCGGCCGACGTGACCGCCGAGGTCTGCCAGATGCTGGGCTGCGCCGACGAGGTCGAGGAGCTGCGTGAGGTCTGA
- a CDS encoding nucleoside deaminase has product MRRALEIAVTGPADGGAGPAGADAAVEDIPVGAVLYGADGTELAIGRNERELTGDPTAHAEVLALRRAAERLGRWRLDGCTLVVTLEPCTMCAGALVLARVSTVVFGAWEPKTGAVGSLWDVVRDRRLNHRPEVYPGVLANESAALLRAFFR; this is encoded by the coding sequence ATGCGCCGAGCCCTGGAGATCGCGGTGACCGGCCCGGCCGACGGTGGCGCGGGTCCGGCCGGTGCGGACGCGGCGGTCGAGGACATCCCGGTCGGCGCGGTGCTCTACGGCGCCGACGGGACCGAGCTGGCGATCGGGCGCAACGAGCGGGAGCTGACCGGCGACCCCACCGCGCACGCCGAGGTGCTGGCGCTGCGCCGGGCCGCCGAGCGGCTGGGCCGGTGGCGGCTGGACGGCTGCACCCTGGTGGTCACCCTGGAACCGTGCACGATGTGCGCCGGGGCCCTGGTGCTGGCCCGCGTCTCGACCGTGGTGTTCGGCGCCTGGGAGCCGAAGACCGGCGCGGTCGGCTCGCTCTGGGACGTGGTGCGGGACCGGCGGCTCAACCACCGGCCCGAGGTCTACCCGGGGGTGCTGGCGAACGAGAGTGCCGCCCTGCTCCGCGCCTTCTTCCGCTGA